A single genomic interval of Asterias amurensis chromosome 1, ASM3211899v1 harbors:
- the LOC139947083 gene encoding lactadherin-like, with amino-acid sequence MGTYISKNMDNLRRLSVHLLQILLCLSACYGVTDLYHRETSYQPVGHRALLGKSFMNISGISAIRCSARCLGHQRCSSFNYDSINGVCQMNNATKQVGDDLQEMQTFTYYESTATHQYSAVSDCVNSTKLCLCNTGVKLGVEHASIIPNANLNASSSLDGNPNRGNKSTPSRGRLNTISNKPGFIGAWYPIVADTNQWIQVDLVNTTYVTGVLTQGRSDDAQWVTKYKVQYQAPFNEPLLEVKDQYGETMMFVGNVDRNGIVERRFFKPILAVKVRIVPLEWKGYIALRFELLGCK; translated from the exons ATGGGGACATACATAAGTAAAAACATGGATAACCTCAGACGTTTGAGTGTCCACTTACTTCAAATACTTCTTTGTCTTTCAGCATGCTACGGAGTTACTGATCTTTACCATCGAGAGACGTCGTACCAGCCGGTAGGGCACCGTGCCCTACTCGGCAAATCCTTCATGAATATCTCGGGTATCTCCGCAATAAG GTGTTCGGCTCGGTGTCTTGGGCATCAGCGATGTTCCTCTTTCAACTATGACAGCATCAATGGAGTATGCCAGATGAACAACGCCACAAAGCAAGTCGGGGACGATTTGCAAGAAATGCAAACGTTCACCTACTACGAGTCAACTGCAACACATCAG TACAGTGCTGTTTCCGACTGTGTGAATTCTACCAAGTTGTGTTTGTGCAACACTGGCG TGAAACTGGGTGTTGAACATGCGTCGAtcatccccaatgcaaatctgAACGCTTCAAGTAGCTTGGATGGCAATCCAAACAGAGGCAACAAGAGCACGCCCTCTCGCGGTCGGCTTAACACGATATCCAACAAACCTGGTTTCATAGGGGCGTGGTATCCCATTGTGGCAGATACCAACCAGTGGATACAGGTGGATTTGGTCAACACGACCTACGTGACTGGGGTGCTCACCCAGGGGCGATCGGATGATGCGCAATGGGTGACAAAGTACAAAGTGCAGTATCAAGCACCCTTCAACGAACCCCTATTGGAGGTGAAGGACCAATATGGGGAAACAATG ATGTTCGTTGGCAACGTTGACAGAAACGGCATTGTGGAGAGGCGATTCTTTAAACCCATCTTGGCCGTCAAGGTTCGCATTGTTCCCCTGGAATGGAAAGGATACATAGCTCTGCGATTCGAACTTCTTGGCTGCAAATAA
- the LOC139947098 gene encoding neuroglobin-like → MDGVHGGVSIGDERRFAREDEADEGPLGKDQIETLQKSWEIIADKSHENGITLIKRLLDEHPDELVPLFSFGKAGLSREEMYQKPAFFRHCKGVMTTLGVAVNNLGDLQSIVPVLEKLGAKHKTKKVKAAHFEYLQEAFVYMLQQAHGQDLNDDILDAWTAVFAVVAATMGGKM, encoded by the exons ATGGACGGTGTTCACGGAGGTGTCAGCATCGGGGATGAGAGGCGGTTTGCCCGGGAGGATGAGGCGGATGAAGGCCCGCTTGGGAAAGACCAGATCGAGACGCTGCAGAAATCGTGGGAAATAATTGCGGATAAATCACACGAGAATGGAATAACTCTTATCAAAAG GCTCTTGGACGAGCACCCAGATGAGCTCGTCCCACTGTTTTCCTTTGGCAAAGCGGGGCTCAGCAGGGAGGAGATGTACCAGAAGCCGGCGTTTTTCAGGCACTGTAAGGGCGTCATGACCACATTGGGTGTCGCCGTGAACAACCTCGGCGACCTTCAATCGATCGTCCCGGTGCTGGAAAAATTGGGCGCGAAACACAAGACCAAGAAAGTGAAAGCAGCACATTTTGAG TACCTACAGGAAGCATTTGTGTACATGCTTCAGCAGGCACACGGCCAAGACTTGAATGACGACATATTGGATGCATGGACAGCAGTGTTTGCTGTAGTTGCTGCAACGATGGGCGGCAAAATGTAG
- the LOC139939618 gene encoding protein O-mannosyl-transferase 2-like: MALHTKKTKIGREYSSNSSFHRLLALLAVSAVSLMTRFYKLNEPEHVCWDETHFGKMASYYINRLFFFDVHPPLGKMLIGLSGALSGYDGRFSFENPGQEYNDTNYMGMRAFCAVLGSAVAPLSFLTVLELTQSIQAGIMAASLIIFDTGCLTLSQYILLDPILLFFIMTSTYCLVMFLHSQSSKPFKLAWWLWMAATGISLACAFSVKFVGLFVILLAGLMTMKDLWRLLGDLSLSKTTLFYHLLSRASCLIFLPMLIYLIGFAVHLKVLNQSGNGDAHFSSYFQSSLLGNSLYNASMPKDIAYGSIITLRNHRVGGGLLHSHPHLYPEELGPKQQQITTYSHKDENNQWLVKRSDVELNPARPVQFVTHGDFVRLEHIRTGRNLHSHAEPAPISRDHYQVSAYGINGTGDMNDIWRVEMVRQTVGSRVRTVFSQIKLIHYRRECVLYTSGEQLPKWGWEQQEVTCNPDPRDSNDLWNVEDHTNPRLPNISFEVLAPSFWEKFLESHVVMLKGNSELKPKVGEVTSRPWQWPFNYRGQWFSGGHKSPLGIYLLGNPIVFIGNLACLVVFLLLYGLWLLSEKKGCTVTPALRVRCQKTFSICEFFFLGWLLHYAPFYIMGRVLYFHHYFPAVLFNSMLSGVVLDFILQSVGAYFPSKTKLSVYNSSIVVVLSIVIHSFYLFHPLSYGITHSSGNATSNMDGLHWMDSWEF, translated from the exons ATGGcattgcatacaaaaaagacaaaaattgGCAGAGAATATTCCAGTAATTCATCCTTTCACCGATTGCTGGCATTATTAGCTGTGTCTGCAGTTTCTTTAATGACAAGATTCTACAAACTGAACGAACCTGAACATGTTTG TTGGGATGAGACACACTTTGGTAAAATGGCAAGTTACTACATCAACAGGTTGTTCTTCTTTGATGTCCATCCACCACTTGGAAAG ATGCTGATTGGTCTGTCTGGCGCCTTGTCTGGATACGATGGCAGGTTTTCATTTGAGAACCCAGGACAAGAATACAATGATACGAACTACATGGGAATGAGAGCT ttttgtgCCGTACTAGGTTCAGCAGTGGCTCCTCTTTCCTTCCTTACAGTGTTGGAATTAACTCAGTCCATCCAAGCTGGAATCATGGCAGCGTCTTTGATTATATTTG ATACTGGTTGCCTGACATTGTCCCAGTACATCCTTCTGGATCCCATCTTACTGTTCTTCATTATGACGTCTACCTACTGCTTGGTGATGTTTCTTCATTCCCAGTCTTCCAAACCTTTCAAGCTAGCCTGGTGGCTCTGGATGGCAGCTACAGGCATCTCATTGGCGTGTGCATTCAG TGTTAAATTTGTTGGTCTATTTGTGATTCTCCTTGCTGGATTGATGACTATGAAGGACCTGTGGAGGTTACTTGGAGATCTTTCCCTCTCAAAG ACAACTCTCTTTTACCATCTCCTCTCCAGAGCTTCCTGCCTGATCTTTCTCCCAATGCTGATCTACCTTATTGGTTTTGCAGTGCATTTAAAGGTGCTTAACCAAAG TGGGAATGGAGACGCACATTTCAGTTCCTACTTCCAATCCAGTCTTCTTGGCAACAGTCTCTACAATGCATCAATGCCCAAAG ATATTGCATACGGCTCCATTATAACCTTGAGGAATCACCGTGTAGGAGGTGGACTTCTTCACTCCCATCCTCATCTCTATCCAGAAGAGTTAGGACCCAAACAACAACAG ATCACAACTTATTCCCACAAAGATGAGAATAACCAGTGGCTTGTTAAGAGATCTGATGTTGAGCTCAATCCAGCCCGACCAGTACAGTTTGTCACCCATGGGGATTTTGTACGCTTAGAACACATCAG GACTGGTAGGAATCTACACAGCCATGCTGAACCGGCTCCTATATCCAGGGATCATTACCAGGTGTCTGCCTATGGCATT AACGGCACAGGTGACATGAATGATATATGGAGGGTTGAGATGGTCAGACAGACAGTCGGATCAAGGGTTAGGACTGTCTTCTCTCAGATCAAACTCATCCATTACAGGAGAGAATGTGTACTCTATACTTCTGGTGAACAACTCCCTAAATG GGGATGGGAACAGCAAGAGGTAACCTGTAATCCCGATCCAAGAGATTCTAACGATCTATGGAATGTGGAAGATCATACTAACCCAAGAT TGCCCAACATCAGTTTTGAGGTCCTCGCTCCATCTTTTTGGGAGAAATTTTTAGAGTCCCATGTGGTGATGCTTAAG GGCAATAGTGAACTCAAGCCTAAGGTAGGGGAGGTGACGTCCCGACCTTGGCAGTGGCCATTTAACTATAGG GGTCAGTGGTTCTCTGGGGGTCATAAATCCCCCCTGGGTATCTATCTACTTGGCAACCCAATTGTTTTCATTGGCAACCTGGCTTGCCTCGTGGTGTTTCTCCTTCTGTATGGACTCTGGTTGCTGAGTGAAAAGAAGGGATGTACAGTGACGCCAGCATTGCGAG TGAGATGCCAGAAGACTTTCAGTATATGCGAGTTCTTCTTCCTGGGATGGCTCCTCCACTATGCTCCATTTTACATCATGGGGAGGGTCTTGTACTTCCATCACTACTTCCCTGCTGTTCTCTTCAACAGCATGCTCTCAG GAGTGGTGTTAGATTTTATCCTCCAGTCTGTTGGGGCTTACTTCCcatcaaaaacaaaactcagTGTCTACAACAGCAGCATTGTTGTTGTGCTCTCTATTGTTATTCACAG ttTCTACCTGTTTCACCCTCTATCCTATGGGATAACACACTCATCAGGCAATGCAACGAGCAACATGGATGGTCTTCATTGGATGGACTCCTGGGAGTTTTGA